A DNA window from Oleomonas cavernae contains the following coding sequences:
- the paaB gene encoding 1,2-phenylacetyl-CoA epoxidase subunit PaaB — protein sequence MTEWPLWEVFIRSSHGLAHKHVGSLRAVDAEMALGNARDVYTRRNEGMSIWVVKAADIVASQPGDKDALFDPARSKVYRHPTFYNLPNGVKHM from the coding sequence ATGACCGAGTGGCCCCTTTGGGAAGTGTTCATTCGCAGCAGCCATGGCCTGGCCCACAAGCATGTCGGCAGCCTGCGCGCCGTCGATGCCGAAATGGCGCTGGGCAATGCCCGCGACGTCTACACCCGGCGTAACGAGGGCATGAGCATCTGGGTGGTGAAGGCCGCCGACATCGTGGCCAGCCAGCCGGGCGACAAGGACGCCCTGTTCGATCCTGCCCGCTCCAAGGTCTATCGCCATCCGACCTTCTATAACCTGCCCAATGGCGTGAAGCATATGTAG
- the paaC gene encoding 1,2-phenylacetyl-CoA epoxidase subunit PaaC has product MALFEYLLRLGDNTLVLGQQLGALTGHGPVLEEDIATANIALDLIGQARLWLSLAAEVEGAGRDEDTLAFLRDERAFRNLLLVEQPNGDFADTMARQFLFDAWHNELLTALCASTEPRIAAIAAKSLKEARYHLSHSSAWIVRLGDGTAYSRDRIQRALGRLWSFTGEMFEADAVDLELAATGVACDPRGLRAAWQGTVGAVLAKATLPVPADAWMRSGGRRGEHSEHMGYLLAEMQHIPRSFPGARW; this is encoded by the coding sequence ATGGCACTTTTCGAATATCTGCTGCGGCTGGGCGACAATACCTTGGTTCTAGGGCAGCAGCTTGGCGCCCTGACCGGTCACGGCCCGGTGCTGGAAGAAGACATCGCCACCGCCAATATCGCGCTGGACCTGATCGGCCAGGCGCGGCTGTGGCTGTCGCTGGCGGCCGAGGTTGAAGGTGCCGGCCGTGACGAAGACACCCTGGCCTTCCTGCGCGACGAGCGGGCATTCCGCAATCTCCTGCTGGTCGAGCAGCCCAATGGCGACTTCGCCGATACCATGGCGCGCCAGTTTCTGTTTGACGCCTGGCACAACGAATTGCTGACCGCCCTGTGCGCCTCGACCGAGCCGCGGATCGCGGCGATCGCCGCCAAGTCGCTCAAGGAGGCGCGTTATCACCTCTCGCACAGTTCGGCCTGGATTGTTCGCTTAGGGGACGGCACGGCCTATAGCCGCGACCGGATACAGCGCGCCCTGGGCCGCCTTTGGTCCTTCACGGGCGAGATGTTCGAGGCCGATGCGGTCGATCTGGAACTGGCCGCAACCGGGGTCGCCTGCGATCCCCGTGGCCTGCGGGCCGCCTGGCAGGGCACGGTAGGCGCGGTTCTCGCCAAGGCGACCTTGCCCGTCCCGGCCGATGCCTGGATGCGCAGCGGCGGTCGGCGCGGCGAACACAGCGAGCACATGGGCTATCTCCTGGCCGAGATGCAGCACATCCCGCGTAGTTTCCCGGGAGCACGCTGGTGA
- the paaD gene encoding 1,2-phenylacetyl-CoA epoxidase subunit PaaD, with the protein MTAVSTAQVWQWLDEVMDPEIPVVSVVDLGIVRAVETRGETIKVTITPTYSGCPATEVIARDVREALVSHGVDQVSVETSLAPAWTTDWLTPRGREALLHYGIAPPSAVGCPLPPAIACPRCGSSRTALLSRFGSTPCKALYRCEACLEPFDHFKCH; encoded by the coding sequence GTGACCGCGGTGTCGACAGCGCAGGTCTGGCAATGGCTGGACGAGGTGATGGACCCGGAAATTCCGGTCGTGTCCGTCGTCGATCTTGGCATTGTCCGCGCCGTCGAAACCAGGGGCGAGACGATCAAAGTGACGATCACGCCGACCTATTCCGGCTGTCCGGCCACCGAGGTGATCGCCCGCGATGTGCGCGAGGCCCTGGTCAGCCATGGCGTCGACCAAGTGTCGGTCGAGACCAGCCTGGCCCCGGCCTGGACCACGGACTGGCTGACCCCACGCGGTCGCGAAGCCCTGCTGCACTACGGCATTGCACCGCCGAGCGCGGTGGGCTGCCCGTTGCCCCCGGCGATCGCCTGCCCGCGCTGCGGCTCGTCCAGGACAGCCTTGCTCAGCCGGTTCGGCTCGACGCCCTGCAAGGCGCTCTATCGTTGCGAGGCCTGCCTGGAACCCTTCGACCACTTCAAATGTCATTGA